In the Paenibacillus sp. FSL H7-0357 genome, one interval contains:
- a CDS encoding glycoside hydrolase family 2, whose protein sequence is MQSISTSVKRKRGHNKYFAAAMALVLLFPVVFGGMARDIAYAQETPPQTQTDSKWYQNFEQAGPDGTYGISAVGTSSTASVTDRTPGGGSRGSVRLIQTNDNNPGGGAWNTDVYGFTVSPQKDTVTEATYYDASAYNYLNFYILDADVHNPNVVIRDADGKVWNANTDQALSVKDEWTRLSIPLDKTKLDFSRIVSISLGEYWGWGNIYYFDELYFAKSAAAPPPAYPDDGVEPSAPVMYQSFEPPGSDGSYGLAGQGSATAAKRVTTDAAYSSSSGSLKMVQNTYTDGEGKERNEAWDTGVYGAGIKPEGGLTVSGATYMDASPFSYLLFYAKDTTAAAGSSIHVVFKDAQGGVWDTETSAAVKTESKQWVKMTVKLDKSKIDLSRLQQIELGTYWGYGNVYYYDDLYLAQNETDASPAFEPERTALFNDFESGTGYSAGSAATAESSGDIANAAGKAGVMVTTGKNDWPYTAGSYLSVQPKAGGTFDASAYSYLAFYLKDTQGSNGVEFRIKDANGGVWDTWGTSSSTKNKWVKMLLPLEGASKIDLTKIVSVDVGFYNAGVYYLDDMYFAIAEDDVLAGFISVTQNIGAVWYQNFETRGQDGQYGITAGTGVSTALSMEKSASAYNSASIRAVLSEDSSNPAMNGITVRPQALEESPDKNLPYDYQPEFDATNFSHLIFYVWDEQGGQTLSVQLKEAGGRTVDWQTGGTTADGWNRIVMPLDKSVSFQFARLSAVTVTPGKAGTYYLDEFYFGKNESAVFPNAGFTQLVLKDVDGEAMPYSGNLPLGSFEKQQDRTYLSLNGDWKKERTTLDSQLSAAPRDSARTAGLEEEAGGRQQTGYNDSGWAGKTLPLPEDESAVYESPSGPENKSDKSGYQGGVWYRKHFEVNSSLKGQPAQLTFLGVNYFADVWINGQYAGGHQGGYTPFALDASGLLNYGGDNVIAVRVDNPKWDTFNNGEILPYATSDWFNYTGILRDAYFEFMPDTYVVRSDVRTLDTDGHLSVRSFLNHTGKTAEQVQLSYTVYEAEIGEGNRLSEYAQNLTGTEAAAVQGGVFTVPASGQAVQTVEVKVPEPQLWSPSEPNLYILKVEQKTGGAVTDTFYTQFGIRTLEAEGVQLKLNGELAPFLTGVGYTEDSSDKGPSLDDATRYSDLLKIKEELKANFVRTGHFPHSLPTYQYADRIGLALWQEIPAYWFSGEAFDLQRQRGQAKQMMEEMIFSNYNRPSVWFDGVSNESGGQLERVNFIRELRDAAHAIDGTRLVGQSAVANPYKGVSDHSHSPADIIGMTMYFGAFYGANTDLETQEEIEAIHALHPGKPIIATEYGYWSGDETASDTRQTTLFTGTFNAFARTATRAEDGTPNPGGLLSGAAWWTAYNWYTNITGLQTMGLYHMDRTTPKQVKDILAERYNRYNRISAGTQPQPAGISAWFQSFESGRGYLSSSAQLQLESAADSAAGNGTKSLKITADSGADGTYAAFVPQGGAINSDLTGYNYLNFYAKDSVGDRPLSVTLVDAEGRSWTTETEGKTVKDTWTRLSVPLLKAQGVPLSSRQLNTLAITQIRIGVNASEQLWVDNFFAATYKNGAEPASYPVGSSGWFQSFEETDVQVGQGVNAAAAVDRTFGVNPGGTGSVKLEVTGDGGSPGADKQSVIIRPQGGAASIDASGFNYLAFYVKDMQGSNTVHVTFADTDGTVSVNNWTDVGSVKGQWTKVYLPLMKTSADISRLKEIRLSEWNPGTYYFDDLYFAEYPSDEIPATYTEKIPEKNHPEGQIKVAAVGDSITAGAGLKYAGVTSYPAQLQSLLGSNFAVKNFGVSGRTLQKDGDDPYWKEAAFAASQTYAPDVVVIQLGTNDTKSWNWKKGQNQFLSDYKELIQLYQALPSHPKVFVNLPPVVFNDDPNEAYGIVASVLQNGVIPLIRQAAEATGATLIDVNAATAGSSSDFPDKIHPNPKGAWTLANTVAKAIRGTLYSIGDTEVTTWKDGKAGAYSIMYDDGIYESNLRFAGLHEKYSLKGTLALISGWIDDAYNDTGASTGTWEQWKALLDKGVFDVASHTVTHRNLTTLSASDVSSEFKDSVARIKEKTGYKPETLALPYNTGNAAVAEEAAKYFVAARQGGNNAGNASGTEQYYNLSSTMVESTTTAAQLDAWTDFGIAKGNWLILTGHGNDGEGWSSPPLSLFDNHYGYVAQRIDALWNGTFAEVGKYSRERQNATVKAAKAASGAIEVKLEGTLDPAVYNEPLTLRTKVPAEWSEVTLTRGAALQNLKPVREGEGTFVYYEAVPGTQMLVISKKGTPATSPDTGTGTPAPSVSAGIADGAKSVLAPGTAELTKALAAAPADANGVRTLTFEAGSAAGKTTFELQLPASYLASMKQVLIKFITPAGSLLLPGDMFAGMAKDAKQIAVSVKLADLSGADEDVKQAAGSRPVVELGAAVDGNPVSWQNNLATVTFRTPYQPSSAEALNPSRLTFWQIGEDGKGQPVVSGRYDSAGGEMLFTTHHFSRYAVVSVAKSFGDLGRYGWAQPAVEALASKGAIRGVSQHSYSPAQTITRADAVVMIMRLLDLQVQASHSFTDIAQSNYYYEDVNAARTLGIVRGTGSSEFRPEQPVTRQEMMMMLDNAMLAAGKERSVGSGEALPEFRDASQISAYARESVARAVSAGLFQGYNGYLQPASPITRAEAAVTLYRLYGIMY, encoded by the coding sequence ATGCAGTCCATAAGCACATCGGTAAAGCGCAAGCGGGGGCATAACAAATATTTCGCGGCTGCCATGGCACTGGTTTTGCTGTTCCCAGTCGTGTTCGGGGGAATGGCACGAGATATCGCATACGCGCAGGAGACGCCACCACAGACGCAGACAGACAGCAAGTGGTATCAGAACTTTGAGCAGGCCGGGCCGGATGGAACCTATGGAATTTCTGCCGTTGGCACCTCATCAACAGCGTCGGTTACAGACCGGACACCTGGAGGCGGAAGCCGGGGAAGTGTACGCCTGATCCAGACGAACGACAATAATCCCGGCGGCGGAGCCTGGAACACCGATGTTTACGGGTTCACGGTATCGCCGCAGAAGGATACAGTTACAGAAGCGACCTATTATGATGCTTCTGCCTATAACTATTTAAATTTTTACATTCTGGACGCCGATGTTCATAACCCGAATGTTGTCATCCGGGATGCAGACGGGAAAGTATGGAATGCCAATACGGACCAGGCACTGTCCGTGAAGGATGAGTGGACGAGGCTTTCGATTCCGCTCGATAAGACAAAACTCGATTTTTCGCGGATTGTCTCCATTTCGCTGGGCGAGTATTGGGGCTGGGGCAACATCTATTATTTTGACGAGCTGTACTTTGCCAAATCTGCTGCCGCTCCGCCGCCCGCTTATCCGGATGATGGCGTAGAGCCGTCGGCGCCTGTCATGTACCAGAGCTTCGAACCACCCGGCAGTGATGGCAGCTATGGCTTGGCAGGTCAGGGAAGCGCGACCGCCGCCAAGCGTGTCACCACGGATGCTGCTTATTCCTCAAGCTCCGGCAGTCTTAAAATGGTGCAGAACACCTATACGGACGGGGAAGGGAAGGAACGGAACGAAGCCTGGGACACCGGCGTTTATGGAGCCGGAATTAAACCTGAAGGCGGCTTGACCGTATCCGGTGCGACGTATATGGATGCTTCCCCCTTCAGTTATCTGTTGTTCTATGCCAAGGATACGACAGCGGCAGCCGGATCCAGTATTCATGTTGTATTCAAGGATGCCCAAGGCGGGGTCTGGGATACGGAAACAAGCGCAGCGGTCAAGACGGAGTCAAAGCAATGGGTGAAAATGACCGTAAAGTTGGACAAATCGAAAATTGATTTGTCCAGACTGCAGCAGATTGAGCTCGGAACGTACTGGGGGTACGGTAATGTGTACTACTACGATGATCTTTATCTGGCCCAGAACGAAACGGATGCTTCGCCTGCCTTTGAGCCAGAGCGCACGGCCTTGTTCAATGATTTCGAGAGCGGAACCGGATACTCCGCAGGCAGCGCTGCCACCGCCGAATCCTCAGGGGATATAGCCAACGCAGCAGGCAAGGCCGGTGTCATGGTCACGACAGGCAAAAATGACTGGCCTTATACGGCCGGGAGTTATTTGAGCGTACAGCCCAAAGCAGGCGGTACGTTCGATGCGTCGGCTTATTCATATCTTGCTTTCTATCTGAAGGACACCCAGGGCAGCAATGGAGTGGAATTCCGTATCAAGGACGCCAACGGGGGCGTCTGGGACACGTGGGGAACCTCCAGCTCGACCAAGAATAAATGGGTCAAAATGCTGCTTCCGCTGGAAGGTGCCTCGAAGATTGACCTGACAAAAATCGTTTCGGTCGACGTCGGCTTTTACAATGCCGGAGTGTATTATCTTGATGATATGTATTTTGCCATAGCCGAAGACGATGTGCTGGCCGGCTTCATCAGCGTAACCCAGAATATCGGAGCGGTCTGGTATCAGAATTTCGAGACGAGAGGACAGGACGGACAGTACGGGATTACGGCCGGTACTGGGGTGAGTACCGCACTCAGCATGGAGAAGTCTGCGAGTGCATACAACTCTGCGAGCATTCGGGCTGTGCTGTCCGAGGATTCGTCCAACCCTGCCATGAATGGCATAACCGTCAGGCCGCAGGCGCTCGAAGAGTCCCCGGATAAGAACCTGCCATACGACTATCAGCCGGAGTTCGACGCCACAAATTTCAGCCATCTGATCTTTTATGTGTGGGATGAGCAGGGCGGTCAGACGCTGTCGGTACAGTTGAAGGAAGCTGGCGGCAGAACGGTTGACTGGCAGACCGGAGGGACGACAGCAGACGGCTGGAATCGGATCGTCATGCCTTTGGACAAAAGCGTGAGTTTCCAATTTGCACGCCTTAGCGCGGTGACGGTGACACCGGGGAAAGCGGGGACCTATTATCTGGATGAATTTTATTTCGGTAAAAATGAAAGCGCAGTCTTTCCGAATGCCGGCTTTACGCAATTGGTGCTGAAGGATGTGGACGGTGAAGCGATGCCTTATTCGGGCAATCTGCCGCTGGGTTCTTTCGAGAAGCAGCAGGACAGAACGTACCTCTCTTTAAACGGGGATTGGAAAAAAGAAAGAACCACCCTGGATTCCCAGCTGTCAGCAGCACCCCGGGACAGCGCCAGAACTGCCGGTCTTGAGGAAGAGGCGGGCGGCAGACAGCAGACTGGTTACAACGACTCCGGCTGGGCCGGCAAGACGCTGCCTCTCCCGGAGGATGAGAGCGCGGTTTACGAATCTCCGAGCGGACCGGAGAACAAGAGTGACAAGTCGGGTTATCAGGGCGGGGTATGGTACCGCAAGCATTTTGAGGTGAATAGCTCACTTAAGGGGCAGCCTGCACAGCTTACTTTCCTCGGCGTCAACTATTTCGCGGATGTGTGGATCAATGGACAATATGCGGGCGGGCATCAGGGCGGTTACACGCCGTTCGCACTGGACGCTTCCGGTCTATTGAACTATGGCGGCGACAATGTGATCGCGGTGCGGGTCGATAATCCGAAATGGGACACGTTCAATAACGGGGAAATACTGCCATACGCGACGTCCGACTGGTTCAACTACACAGGAATCCTGCGGGACGCCTACTTTGAATTTATGCCGGACACTTATGTGGTGCGCAGTGATGTGCGTACGCTGGATACCGATGGACATCTGTCGGTCCGCTCCTTTCTGAATCATACGGGCAAAACGGCGGAGCAGGTTCAGCTGTCTTATACAGTCTATGAAGCGGAGATCGGAGAGGGTAACCGGCTCAGCGAATATGCACAGAACCTGACGGGTACGGAAGCCGCCGCGGTGCAAGGAGGAGTATTTACGGTTCCGGCCAGCGGGCAGGCGGTACAAACGGTCGAGGTGAAGGTACCTGAGCCGCAGCTGTGGAGTCCGTCTGAACCGAATCTGTATATTTTAAAGGTAGAGCAGAAGACCGGCGGAGCAGTAACGGACACCTTCTATACCCAGTTCGGTATCCGTACGCTGGAAGCGGAGGGTGTACAGCTTAAGCTGAACGGAGAGTTGGCCCCGTTCCTTACCGGGGTCGGTTATACGGAGGACAGCAGCGACAAAGGACCTTCTCTGGATGATGCTACCCGGTACAGCGACCTGCTGAAGATCAAGGAGGAGCTGAAGGCCAATTTCGTCCGGACCGGGCATTTCCCTCACAGCCTGCCGACCTATCAGTATGCCGACCGGATCGGCCTGGCCCTCTGGCAGGAAATTCCAGCCTATTGGTTCAGCGGAGAAGCCTTCGACCTGCAGCGTCAGCGGGGCCAGGCCAAGCAAATGATGGAGGAAATGATCTTCAGTAATTACAACCGGCCTTCCGTCTGGTTTGACGGAGTCAGCAATGAGTCAGGCGGGCAGCTGGAGCGTGTCAACTTTATCCGAGAGCTGCGCGACGCTGCACATGCCATCGACGGAACAAGACTGGTCGGCCAGTCCGCCGTGGCGAATCCGTACAAAGGCGTGAGCGACCATTCGCATTCCCCGGCGGATATCATCGGAATGACCATGTATTTCGGAGCCTTCTACGGTGCAAATACAGACTTGGAGACACAGGAGGAAATCGAGGCTATACATGCGCTGCATCCGGGCAAGCCGATCATCGCCACAGAGTACGGCTACTGGTCGGGTGACGAAACCGCCTCGGACACAAGGCAGACGACGCTATTCACCGGCACCTTCAATGCCTTTGCCCGCACAGCTACCCGGGCGGAGGACGGAACACCGAACCCGGGCGGACTGCTGAGCGGCGCGGCCTGGTGGACCGCATATAACTGGTATACCAATATTACGGGCCTGCAGACGATGGGCCTGTATCATATGGACCGGACAACGCCGAAGCAGGTGAAGGATATTCTGGCGGAGCGGTATAACCGGTATAACCGGATTTCGGCCGGAACACAGCCGCAGCCGGCAGGTATTTCGGCTTGGTTCCAGAGCTTTGAGTCGGGCCGGGGTTATTTATCTTCATCCGCTCAGCTGCAGCTGGAATCAGCAGCGGACAGTGCAGCCGGCAACGGCACGAAGAGTCTAAAGATCACAGCAGACTCCGGTGCGGACGGGACTTATGCCGCATTTGTTCCGCAGGGCGGCGCGATCAACAGTGATCTGACAGGCTACAATTACCTGAACTTCTACGCTAAGGACAGCGTGGGGGACAGACCTCTTTCCGTTACGCTTGTGGATGCCGAGGGGCGTTCCTGGACAACGGAGACGGAAGGGAAGACGGTAAAAGACACATGGACGCGGCTGAGTGTTCCGCTTCTGAAGGCGCAGGGCGTGCCGCTCTCCAGCCGGCAGCTGAATACGCTGGCGATTACCCAGATCAGGATCGGTGTGAATGCTTCTGAACAGCTATGGGTCGACAACTTCTTCGCGGCAACCTACAAGAACGGCGCGGAGCCCGCTTCGTATCCTGTTGGTTCCAGTGGCTGGTTCCAGTCTTTTGAGGAGACAGACGTACAGGTCGGCCAGGGTGTGAATGCCGCTGCGGCGGTGGACCGGACATTCGGGGTCAATCCTGGAGGAACGGGAAGTGTGAAGCTGGAAGTCACTGGAGACGGCGGCTCACCGGGAGCAGATAAGCAATCTGTCATCATTAGACCCCAGGGCGGCGCAGCTTCGATAGATGCTTCCGGCTTCAATTATCTGGCTTTCTATGTTAAGGATATGCAGGGGTCGAACACCGTCCACGTTACCTTTGCGGATACGGACGGTACGGTCTCCGTGAACAACTGGACCGATGTCGGTTCAGTCAAGGGGCAGTGGACGAAGGTGTATCTTCCGCTGATGAAGACCTCTGCGGACATCAGCCGTCTAAAAGAAATCCGGTTGTCGGAGTGGAATCCCGGCACCTATTATTTTGACGATCTGTACTTTGCCGAATATCCGTCGGATGAAATTCCCGCCACGTATACGGAAAAGATTCCGGAGAAGAACCATCCGGAAGGCCAAATCAAGGTAGCTGCGGTCGGCGATAGCATCACAGCGGGAGCCGGGCTGAAATATGCCGGGGTAACAAGTTATCCGGCACAGCTCCAGTCGCTGCTCGGCAGCAACTTTGCCGTCAAGAACTTCGGTGTCAGCGGCCGTACGCTGCAAAAGGATGGCGACGATCCGTACTGGAAGGAAGCGGCATTTGCGGCTAGCCAGACTTATGCACCAGACGTCGTGGTTATCCAGCTTGGCACCAACGACACGAAATCCTGGAACTGGAAGAAGGGGCAGAACCAGTTTCTGAGCGATTATAAAGAGCTGATTCAATTGTATCAGGCACTGCCAAGTCATCCGAAGGTCTTTGTCAATCTGCCGCCGGTAGTGTTCAACGACGATCCGAACGAGGCTTATGGCATTGTTGCCTCCGTCCTGCAAAACGGAGTCATTCCTCTGATCCGTCAGGCGGCCGAAGCGACAGGCGCAACCCTGATCGACGTGAACGCGGCCACAGCCGGAAGCAGCAGCGACTTCCCGGATAAGATTCATCCGAATCCAAAGGGAGCCTGGACTTTAGCCAATACAGTGGCCAAAGCCATCCGGGGCACACTTTACAGCATTGGGGATACAGAGGTTACGACCTGGAAGGATGGCAAGGCCGGTGCGTATTCGATTATGTACGATGATGGCATCTACGAATCCAATTTACGGTTTGCCGGATTGCATGAAAAATACAGCCTGAAGGGAACATTGGCGCTGATCAGCGGCTGGATCGACGATGCCTATAATGACACTGGCGCTTCCACGGGAACGTGGGAGCAGTGGAAAGCGCTGCTGGATAAAGGGGTTTTCGATGTAGCAAGCCATACGGTTACTCACCGCAATCTGACCACGCTCAGCGCGTCAGATGTGTCCTCCGAGTTCAAGGATTCTGTCGCCCGGATCAAGGAGAAGACCGGCTATAAGCCGGAAACGCTGGCGCTCCCGTACAATACGGGCAATGCGGCGGTTGCGGAGGAAGCAGCCAAATATTTCGTTGCCGCGCGCCAGGGAGGCAACAATGCCGGCAACGCCAGCGGCACAGAACAGTATTACAATCTGAGCAGCACAATGGTTGAAAGTACGACAACGGCTGCCCAACTGGATGCGTGGACCGACTTTGGCATCGCCAAGGGCAACTGGCTGATTCTGACCGGCCATGGCAATGATGGTGAAGGCTGGTCCTCACCTCCGCTCAGCCTGTTTGACAATCATTACGGATATGTAGCCCAGCGGATAGATGCTCTTTGGAATGGTACCTTTGCCGAGGTGGGCAAATATTCGCGTGAAAGACAGAACGCAACGGTTAAGGCTGCTAAAGCCGCTTCCGGTGCAATTGAGGTTAAGCTGGAGGGCACACTGGACCCGGCAGTTTACAATGAGCCGCTGACCTTGAGAACGAAGGTTCCGGCAGAATGGAGTGAGGTTACTCTCACCCGGGGAGCCGCTTTGCAGAACCTGAAGCCGGTCCGTGAGGGTGAAGGCACATTCGTCTATTACGAAGCCGTGCCTGGAACGCAAATGCTGGTTATCAGCAAGAAAGGAACGCCTGCTACCAGCCCGGATACCGGAACCGGCACACCGGCCCCGTCCGTCTCCGCTGGCATAGCAGACGGTGCGAAGTCTGTTCTTGCTCCCGGCACAGCGGAGCTTACGAAGGCGCTTGCCGCCGCTCCGGCGGATGCCAATGGAGTGCGGACGCTTACGTTTGAGGCCGGATCAGCCGCGGGTAAGACAACATTCGAATTGCAGCTGCCAGCCTCGTATCTGGCTTCGATGAAGCAGGTGCTGATCAAATTTATTACCCCTGCAGGCAGCCTGCTGCTTCCGGGCGATATGTTTGCAGGCATGGCTAAAGACGCGAAGCAGATTGCTGTGTCCGTTAAGCTCGCGGATCTGTCCGGTGCGGATGAGGACGTCAAGCAGGCTGCGGGCAGCCGTCCGGTTGTCGAGCTGGGCGCAGCCGTGGACGGCAACCCTGTCAGCTGGCAGAACAATCTAGCGACCGTTACGTTCCGCACGCCTTACCAGCCTTCTTCCGCCGAAGCGCTCAACCCGTCTCGGCTGACGTTCTGGCAGATCGGGGAAGACGGGAAGGGACAGCCGGTAGTCAGCGGACGATATGACAGCGCAGGCGGCGAGATGTTATTCACCACACATCACTTCAGCCGCTATGCAGTTGTCTCTGTAGCCAAGAGTTTCGGCGATTTGGGCCGCTACGGCTGGGCGCAGCCCGCGGTGGAAGCTCTTGCCTCTAAGGGCGCCATCCGGGGAGTCTCGCAGCATTCGTATTCGCCTGCGCAAACTATTACCCGCGCGGATGCGGTAGTCATGATTATGCGGCTGCTTGATCTGCAGGTGCAGGCGTCCCATTCCTTTACGGATATAGCGCAGAGTAATTATTACTATGAAGATGTGAATGCTGCGCGGACGCTGGGCATTGTGCGCGGTACGGGCAGCAGCGAGTTCCGGCCGGAGCAGCCGGTAACCCGTCAGGAAATGATGATGATGCT